A genomic window from Motacilla alba alba isolate MOTALB_02 unplaced genomic scaffold, Motacilla_alba_V1.0_pri HiC_scaffold_34, whole genome shotgun sequence includes:
- the LOC119696547 gene encoding zinc finger protein 48-like, translating into MGVLGALLGGVLVAVAVAEPGRSEEEEEEPCAAPPPAPDCLLLLPSPSPPPPAPAPPPAPRPGRGSRRGRGRRGGGGRGRPAPPPKPFTCAACGRGFTRSSNRNAHLRAHPGHARGHAPAAPRPLRLHQAGQRRFGCGQCGRSFGRSAHLSAHLRAHLGERPYTCGECGRGFSYSSAFLKHRRAHAPPEQGGEPPTGRRRKEAEGRALLAHLRGRAADTPEARAAPLGCATPLGCDKLRPCAAPLGCAAPLGCATPLGCATPYTCGDCGKGFGGSSALIRHQRLHLG; encoded by the exons ATGGGTGTCCTCGGGGCGCTGCTCGGCGGGGTTTTGGTGGCGGTGGCCGTCGCTGAGCCCGGTAGGag cgaggaggaagaggaggagcccTGTGCCGCCCCCCCCCCCGCGCCggactgcctgctgctgctcccctcccccTCGCCCCCTCcccccgcgccggccccgccccccgcgccccgccccgggcGCGGCTCGCGGCGCgggcgcggccggcggggcgggggagggCGCGgccggccggccccgccccccaAGCCCTTCACCTGCGCGGCGTGCGGGCGGGGCTTCACGCGCTCCTCCAACCGCAACGCGCACCTGCGCGCCCACCCGGGCCACGCCCGCGGCCACGCCCCCGCGGCGCCCCGCCCCCTGCGGCTGCACCAGGCGGGCCAGCGGCGCTTCGGGTGCGGCCAGTGCGGGCGGAGCTTCGGGCGGAGCGCCCACCTGAGCGCGCACCTGCGGGCGCACCTGGGCGAGCGGCCCTACACCTGCGGCGAGTGCGGGCGGGGCTTCAGCTACAGCTCCGCCTTCCTCAAGCACCGCCGCGCCCACGCCCCGCCCGAGCAGGGCGGGGAGCCGCCCaccgggaggaggaggaaggaggccGAGGGACGCGCCCTCCTGGCGCACCTGCGCGGGCGCGCCGCGGACACGCCCGAGGCCCGCGCCGCGCCCCTCGGCTGCGCCACGCCCCTCGGCTGCGATAAGCTCCGCCCCTGCGCCGCGCCCCTGGGCTGCGCCGCGCCCCTGGGCTGCGCCACGCCCCTGGGCTGCGCCACGCCCTACACCTGCGGGGATTGTGGGAAGGGCTTCGGGGGAAGCTCCGCCCTCATCCGGCACCAGCGGCTGCACCTGGGCTAG
- the LOC119696548 gene encoding zinc finger protein 436-like, with protein MAAPDTDSTDPGAARRPLTCPDCLQTFALSAHLQRHRRAHAERPDRPLKGRARRRRPAQRRAAPPGVPNTCGECWQSFGQSSDLVKHLRIHTGEKPYACGHCGKRFNVSSNLIRHRRIHTGERPYGCADCGKRFTDKSTLTQHRRTHTGERPYACGLCGKSFSRSSHHKRHQRTHAAGAAGAGALPPLWGCPGPAC; from the exons ATGGCAGCG CCGGACACGGACAGCACCGACCCCGGCGCCGCCCGGCGCCCGCTCACCTGCCCGGACTGCTTGCAGACCTTCGCGCTGAGCGCGCACCTGCAGCGGCACCGCCGCGCCCACGCCGAGCGCCCGGACAGGCCCCTGAAGGGCCgagcgcgccgccgccgccccgcgcagcgccgggccgcgccgccgggCGTCCCCAACACGTGCGGGGAGTGCTGGCAGAGCTTCGGGCAGAGCTCGGACCTGGTGAAGCACCTGCGCATCCACACCGGCGAGAAGCCGTACGCCTGCGGGCACTGCGGCAAGCGCTTCAACGTCAGCTCCAACCTGATCCGGCACCGCCGCATCCACACCGGCGAGCGGCCCTACGGCTGCGCCGACTGCGGCAAGCGCTTCACCGACAAGTCGACGCTGACGCAGCACCGGCGCACGCACACCGGCGAGCGGCCCTACGCCTGCGGCCTCTGCGGCAAGAGCTTCAGCCGCAGCTCGCACCACAAGCGGCACCAGCGCACCCACGCCGCGGGCGCCGCGGGCGCCggggcgctgccgccgctctGGGGGTGCCCCGGCCCGGCCTGCTGA